A stretch of the Planktothricoides raciborskii GIHE-MW2 genome encodes the following:
- a CDS encoding Glu/Leu/Phe/Val dehydrogenase yields MVLTKTVLNAAPSPAYICPTARTCSYLGQAAVDLQMDPNILRMLEQPRKVITVSIPVQLDNGEVQVLAGHRVQHCDVLGPYKGGIRYHPGVTLEEVSSLAMLMTWKCALLGIPYGGAKGGIAIDPAQYSVRELERITRRYTSELIKDIGPAIDIPAPDVGTSEREMAWMMDTYSMNKGYAVPGVVTGKPLSIGGSKGRKLATGRGVMIVVREALAERGQSFKDVTVAIQGFGKVGNATAYLMYEEGAKILAVSDVSGGLFDSNGLDIPALMDYAARNRGSLAGFMGAQRISNEELLTLPCDVLVPAALEDQITEDNCDRIQAKIVAEAANGPVTLVADQMLHHRGVMVLPDILANAGGVVVSYLEWVQGQSYVFWDEDRVNREMEGLMVKAYQRVSENARKMSVPMRRAAYMLGVGRVAEALSDRGLYP; encoded by the coding sequence ATGGTTTTAACAAAAACTGTCCTCAATGCGGCTCCCTCTCCTGCCTATATTTGCCCAACGGCTCGCACCTGTAGCTATCTGGGACAGGCAGCGGTAGATTTGCAAATGGATCCGAACATATTGCGGATGCTGGAACAGCCCCGCAAGGTGATTACGGTTTCCATTCCGGTGCAATTGGACAATGGGGAAGTGCAAGTTTTAGCGGGACACCGAGTCCAACATTGTGATGTGCTTGGCCCATATAAAGGAGGCATTCGCTATCATCCCGGTGTCACCCTGGAGGAGGTCTCATCTCTGGCCATGTTGATGACCTGGAAATGTGCATTGCTGGGAATTCCCTACGGTGGAGCGAAAGGGGGCATTGCCATTGACCCGGCTCAATATAGTGTCCGGGAATTGGAGAGAATTACCCGTCGCTATACCAGCGAATTAATTAAGGATATTGGCCCGGCGATCGATATTCCCGCCCCAGATGTCGGCACGTCGGAACGGGAAATGGCCTGGATGATGGATACTTATTCTATGAATAAGGGTTATGCGGTGCCGGGAGTTGTCACGGGAAAACCCTTGTCTATTGGCGGTTCCAAGGGTCGCAAGTTGGCCACCGGACGCGGGGTGATGATTGTGGTTCGCGAGGCGTTGGCGGAACGGGGGCAATCTTTTAAAGATGTGACGGTGGCGATCCAAGGGTTCGGCAAAGTGGGCAATGCGACGGCCTATTTGATGTATGAGGAAGGGGCGAAAATTTTGGCGGTTTCTGATGTGTCTGGTGGACTGTTTGACTCCAATGGGTTGGATATTCCCGCCCTGATGGACTATGCGGCCCGCAACCGAGGCAGTCTGGCTGGTTTTATGGGGGCGCAACGGATTTCTAATGAAGAGTTGCTGACTCTGCCTTGTGATGTGTTGGTGCCAGCCGCCCTGGAAGACCAAATTACTGAGGATAATTGCGATCGCATCCAAGCAAAAATTGTGGCGGAAGCGGCGAATGGCCCGGTGACTCTGGTGGCAGATCAGATGTTACATCATCGCGGAGTTATGGTGTTGCCGGATATTCTGGCGAATGCTGGCGGTGTGGTGGTTAGCTATCTGGAATGGGTGCAAGGTCAATCTTATGTGTTCTGGGATGAAGACCGGGTGAACCGGGAAATGGAAGGTTTGATGGTGAAAGCCTATCAACGAGTTAGCGAAAATGCTCGAAAAATGAGTGTTCCTATGCGTCGCGCTGCCTATATGTTGGGGGTGGGTCGCGTGGCGGAAGCTTTGAGCGATCGCGGTTTGTATCCATAA
- the dapB gene encoding 4-hydroxy-tetrahydrodipicolinate reductase — protein MTNQEPIPVIVNGAAGKMGREVIKAVAAAEDMTLFGAIDINPEIQGQDVGEVIGCGALEVPIMNDPQPILCAASQEKQPAVMVDFTHPKSVYENVRAAIAYGVRPVVGTTGLSSTQIDELAEFADKASIGCLIIPNFSIGMILLQQAAIQASKYFDHVEIIELHHNQKADAPSGTAIKTAEMLAEMGKTYNPPKVKETETLAGSRGGLADEGIRIHSVRLPGLLAHQEVIFGAPGQIYTLRHDTSDRTCYMPGVLLAIRQVIKLKSLVYGLEKII, from the coding sequence ATGACGAATCAAGAACCGATTCCGGTAATTGTCAATGGGGCAGCGGGCAAAATGGGTCGCGAAGTGATCAAAGCCGTGGCCGCTGCTGAGGATATGACTCTGTTTGGGGCGATTGATATCAATCCAGAGATTCAGGGTCAAGATGTGGGAGAGGTGATTGGATGTGGTGCCTTGGAAGTGCCGATTATGAACGATCCTCAACCCATTCTCTGTGCTGCTTCCCAGGAAAAACAGCCAGCGGTGATGGTGGATTTTACTCACCCGAAGTCTGTCTATGAAAATGTTCGGGCGGCGATCGCTTATGGAGTCCGTCCCGTGGTGGGCACCACAGGTCTGAGTTCCACACAAATTGACGAACTGGCGGAATTTGCCGATAAAGCCAGTATTGGTTGTTTAATTATTCCTAATTTCTCCATTGGCATGATTCTGCTGCAACAAGCGGCGATTCAAGCCAGCAAATACTTTGACCATGTAGAAATTATTGAACTGCACCACAACCAAAAAGCAGACGCCCCCAGTGGGACGGCGATTAAAACGGCGGAAATGCTGGCAGAAATGGGCAAAACCTACAATCCCCCCAAGGTGAAAGAAACTGAGACTCTGGCGGGTTCCCGTGGGGGACTGGCCGACGAAGGGATTCGGATTCACAGTGTCCGCTTGCCCGGTTTACTGGCTCACCAAGAGGTAATTTTTGGCGCACCGGGACAGATTTACACCCTACGCCATGATACGAGCGATCGCACCTGCTATATGCCCGGAGTCCTCCTGGCGATTCGTCAGGTCATCAAACTCAAATCCCTGGTTTATGGCCTAGAAAAGATTATTTAA
- a CDS encoding endonuclease/exonuclease/phosphatase family protein — protein MSDSKFNTKTLKTILEIGLILAIAGCTLFSLAGYFGSFHLFLELTSHFRLQYLIVSMGLMGLFLLLARKSKIGLAICAFCLVINLPEILHWYLPVPDNNPTIATQNLRVLSANVRRRNQDYDRVISLVREEQPDLALFMEVNDAWSDTLLAQLKNILPYALSYPQDSYHGIALYSKFTLENGVFQEFGVKRIVSIVAQVTVGGEKLNVIGTHPFPPISFGLEKARNKQLAEISSYLQTIATPKIVFGDLNITMWSPYYKDFVATTGMRNARAGFGVQPTWYMKSPIFYIPIDHCLVSPDIRVQNSRVGDPVGSDHLPIIVDLAIPQKSDRAFLNAAPD, from the coding sequence ATGAGTGACTCCAAATTTAACACAAAAACTCTCAAAACTATCCTGGAAATTGGCTTAATTCTTGCCATTGCCGGTTGTACCCTTTTTTCCCTGGCCGGTTATTTCGGAAGCTTCCACCTTTTTTTAGAACTTACATCTCATTTTCGCCTGCAATATCTGATTGTGTCTATGGGGCTAATGGGTCTGTTTTTATTGTTAGCCCGCAAGTCAAAAATCGGTCTGGCAATTTGTGCTTTTTGCCTAGTGATTAATCTCCCTGAAATTCTGCATTGGTATCTGCCAGTACCGGACAATAACCCCACCATCGCTACCCAAAATCTGCGGGTTTTATCCGCCAACGTGCGTCGGCGGAATCAAGACTACGATCGCGTCATATCCTTGGTGCGCGAAGAACAGCCAGACTTGGCCTTATTTATGGAAGTGAATGATGCCTGGTCGGATACTTTATTAGCACAGCTAAAAAATATTTTGCCTTATGCTTTATCCTATCCCCAGGATAGCTATCATGGCATCGCTTTATATAGCAAATTTACCCTAGAAAATGGGGTTTTTCAAGAGTTTGGCGTTAAGCGAATTGTCAGTATTGTGGCTCAGGTCACGGTGGGCGGGGAAAAACTCAACGTTATCGGCACTCATCCTTTTCCACCTATCAGTTTCGGTCTGGAGAAAGCCCGGAATAAACAATTAGCAGAAATCAGCAGCTATCTGCAAACAATCGCTACGCCGAAAATCGTTTTCGGGGATTTGAATATTACCATGTGGTCTCCTTATTATAAAGATTTTGTGGCAACTACGGGAATGCGAAATGCTCGCGCTGGTTTTGGGGTGCAGCCCACATGGTACATGAAATCACCGATTTTTTATATTCCCATTGACCACTGTTTGGTCAGCCCGGATATTCGGGTGCAAAATAGTCGCGTTGGCGATCCGGTGGGGTCAGATCATTTGCCGATTATTGTGGATTTGGCTATTCCCCAGAAAAGCGATCGCGCTTTCCTTAATGCCGCCCCGGACTAA
- the cas3 gene encoding CRISPR-associated helicase Cas3', with the protein MSKVKRDRDRPYNFGRVFFPGDPHPIPNEVLFQPLGNHVGNVMKLVRDWDQDDFPFESSFERVLEAAKIHDQGKPQKFAIGVNTDSQGNFKNYIYSFKGHRFLAESKKDTWAQALARGHHDFSVGDICRDTYTLNKEEKYQQLGNEDALAYAKELYILEMCDQIEAELACRVIGDESQAESRAFMDFTIAQDGSKLEYYIDPWPFAKDAVIKLNFESWAMRLNDLAEDDKNKLQKCVDEKPAKDLGKTLDTIVKDWWQSKPEEQAKQPPKTAILKPYPPLEEPEDKRCEFWYQQLAGFQPNPMQKEMFEALADETPAILLKAPTGTGKLESILFAALAHNYRLFLPLPARSLLEDQKQRVEEYLKKFSQLYPGKEFSLVVDTGSQMHRWVYQNGQEIKRRINPRRHLYKGNVILTTIDKFLYRYFAFGDKQKSFIFPLRIHQEKSLICFDEAHSYDDLAFTNFSSLVRSLYEAGRAIVLMTATMPPEHQDLFDYLRVIDYIANPENREKLIKFQQQTLNQSCLNEKSFQWLSEITRNPQDPNDFQTQFSQVILNEWQINSDRRIIAVVETVKDAVAIYQQVKHELGSHVDAKGQFLFLYHGRISEQPANHEFSRTNVYKRLKNRDDNNQSYILITTSAIEVGCDLNSQTLISELCPPENLIQRAGRCNRRGDVANAKVILVGNYIQNFANTLSEPGWENYQEMLRSLTKFDSDKICDCIAHKPHVDDYRVVELFSMLQDYVYEADLTCQPAHDKGLIITRSWTPSVTLVYDDGSANEDIAKMPQVSVPIDRFTIKKSETSSNLYANIRVYERYYNQEETCSDLRDLSWGFAYHKDIIIKINKSHDGAIMPDNLPEYPYDPEVGFVELPGVFIKPKSTGFEEKLLYQFESANGKKSVIIRYIKALEPSS; encoded by the coding sequence ATGTCAAAAGTCAAGCGCGATCGCGATCGTCCCTATAATTTTGGCCGCGTGTTTTTTCCAGGCGATCCTCACCCGATTCCGAATGAGGTTCTTTTTCAACCTTTGGGTAATCATGTGGGCAATGTGATGAAGTTGGTTCGGGATTGGGATCAAGATGATTTTCCTTTTGAGTCTTCATTTGAACGGGTTTTAGAAGCGGCGAAAATTCACGATCAAGGGAAACCACAAAAATTTGCCATTGGTGTCAACACTGATTCACAAGGAAACTTTAAAAACTATATCTATTCCTTCAAAGGACATCGGTTTTTAGCGGAAAGTAAAAAAGATACTTGGGCGCAAGCTTTAGCGCGGGGACATCACGATTTTTCTGTTGGGGATATTTGTCGAGATACTTATACTTTGAACAAAGAGGAAAAATATCAACAGCTAGGAAATGAAGACGCCCTTGCTTATGCTAAGGAACTCTACATTTTAGAAATGTGCGATCAAATTGAAGCGGAGTTAGCTTGCCGAGTTATCGGAGATGAAAGTCAAGCCGAATCGAGGGCATTTATGGATTTTACCATTGCCCAGGATGGGTCGAAATTGGAATATTATATTGATCCTTGGCCTTTTGCCAAAGATGCCGTCATAAAATTGAATTTTGAGTCATGGGCAATGCGGCTTAATGATTTAGCTGAAGATGACAAAAATAAGTTGCAAAAATGTGTAGATGAAAAGCCAGCAAAAGATTTAGGCAAAACTCTGGATACAATTGTCAAAGACTGGTGGCAATCCAAACCAGAAGAACAAGCGAAGCAACCCCCAAAAACAGCTATCCTCAAACCTTATCCACCTTTAGAGGAACCGGAAGATAAACGCTGTGAATTTTGGTATCAGCAGTTAGCAGGGTTTCAGCCAAACCCAATGCAAAAAGAAATGTTTGAGGCTTTGGCAGACGAAACTCCCGCTATTTTGTTAAAAGCTCCAACGGGTACGGGTAAATTAGAGAGTATTTTATTTGCTGCTTTAGCACATAATTATCGGCTATTTTTACCTTTACCGGCTCGCAGTTTATTAGAAGATCAAAAACAGCGCGTTGAAGAGTACCTTAAGAAGTTTTCACAGCTTTATCCCGGTAAAGAATTTTCGCTGGTGGTTGATACTGGCTCCCAGATGCACCGCTGGGTCTATCAAAATGGTCAAGAAATTAAACGGAGGATTAATCCCCGCCGCCATCTTTACAAAGGTAATGTGATTTTAACGACTATCGATAAGTTTCTCTATCGCTATTTTGCTTTTGGAGACAAACAGAAGTCGTTTATTTTTCCCCTGCGGATTCACCAAGAAAAAAGTTTAATTTGTTTTGATGAAGCCCATAGTTATGATGATTTGGCTTTTACCAATTTTTCTAGTTTAGTTCGATCGCTGTATGAAGCGGGACGGGCGATCGTATTAATGACCGCTACAATGCCCCCAGAACATCAGGATCTTTTTGATTATCTGCGGGTGATTGATTATATTGCCAATCCAGAAAACAGAGAAAAACTCATAAAATTTCAGCAGCAAACCTTAAATCAATCTTGTCTCAATGAAAAAAGCTTTCAATGGTTGAGCGAAATTACACGCAATCCGCAAGATCCGAATGATTTTCAAACCCAGTTTTCCCAAGTTATTCTCAATGAATGGCAAATAAACAGCGATCGCCGGATTATTGCGGTTGTGGAAACCGTTAAAGATGCGGTGGCTATTTATCAGCAGGTTAAACATGAGTTAGGTTCTCATGTTGACGCCAAAGGACAATTTTTATTTCTTTATCATGGCCGTATTTCTGAGCAGCCTGCGAATCACGAATTTTCTCGGACTAACGTTTACAAACGCCTAAAAAATCGGGATGACAACAATCAATCTTATATTCTGATTACTACCAGCGCGATCGAAGTTGGTTGTGATTTGAATAGCCAAACGCTAATTTCTGAACTTTGTCCTCCAGAAAACTTGATTCAAAGAGCAGGTCGCTGTAACCGCCGAGGAGATGTGGCCAATGCTAAAGTTATTTTAGTGGGAAATTATATTCAAAATTTCGCGAATACTTTGAGTGAACCAGGATGGGAAAATTATCAAGAAATGTTGCGATCGCTCACTAAGTTTGACAGTGATAAAATTTGTGACTGTATTGCCCATAAACCTCATGTTGATGATTACCGAGTTGTCGAATTATTTTCGATGCTCCAGGACTATGTTTATGAAGCGGATTTAACTTGTCAACCGGCTCACGATAAAGGCTTAATCATCACCCGCAGTTGGACACCTTCGGTGACATTAGTTTATGATGATGGTTCTGCCAACGAAGATATAGCAAAAATGCCTCAAGTTTCTGTACCCATTGACCGCTTTACGATCAAAAAGTCTGAAACAAGCAGTAATCTTTATGCCAATATCAGGGTTTATGAACGCTATTATAATCAAGAAGAGACTTGCTCGGATTTGCGGGATTTAAGCTGGGGATTTGCTTATCATAAAGACATTATCATCAAAATCAATAAATCCCATGATGGTGCTATCATGCCAGATAATTTGCCAGAATATCCTTACGATCCAGAAGTCGGTTTTGTGGAACTGCCTGGAGTGTTTATCAAGCCTAAATCTACTGGATTTGAGGAAAAATTGCTGTATCAGTTTGAAAGT
- a CDS encoding precorrin-8X methylmutase, which yields MEWHVTDAQSLGIIDREIGDHLFSPAEYEIVRRVIYATADFEYKSLIRFSDQALQRGAAALAARTTIIVDVPMVQVGIAPLIQKTFANPVYCSMEAITRPQREKSRAAWGIETLAKRYPEGIFVIGESQTALTAIVELIEAEEIRPALVIGSPAGFVGVDAAKARLNDSMIPHIRVDGRKGSAVVAVAIANGMVDLAWQAYGHEGRGMP from the coding sequence ATGGAATGGCACGTCACTGATGCCCAGAGTTTAGGAATTATCGACCGGGAAATCGGCGATCATCTGTTTTCGCCCGCAGAGTATGAAATTGTCCGGCGGGTGATTTATGCCACCGCTGATTTTGAGTATAAATCTCTGATTCGGTTTTCTGACCAAGCCTTGCAACGGGGGGCGGCGGCTTTGGCTGCACGGACAACTATTATAGTCGATGTGCCAATGGTGCAGGTGGGAATTGCCCCACTGATTCAAAAAACTTTTGCCAATCCCGTTTATTGTTCAATGGAAGCGATTACTCGACCCCAAAGAGAAAAAAGCCGCGCCGCATGGGGCATAGAAACTTTGGCCAAACGCTATCCAGAGGGGATTTTTGTGATTGGGGAGTCTCAAACGGCGTTAACCGCAATTGTAGAACTGATTGAGGCGGAAGAAATTAGACCGGCTTTGGTGATTGGCAGTCCCGCTGGTTTTGTGGGGGTGGATGCGGCAAAAGCGAGGTTGAATGATTCCATGATTCCCCATATTCGAGTTGATGGTCGCAAGGGAAGTGCGGTGGTGGCGGTGGCGATCGCAAATGGTATGGTGGATTTGGCTTGGCAAGCTTACGGACATGAAGGGCGAGGAATGCCTTGA
- a CDS encoding YafY family protein, with protein MPRKKEALTLSVPPGTKEKLESIASKLKILWGKKPSASGLIVAIAEQTVQVGQPFALSTVQVQSLNQAIKALIDAGHLGDAQILTTLAIEQGNLSPQEHQTLMQQVSQPNQAWRVTVDEYRQNQQPFHLLYRNAQGENLSYTVRYAEINFYEKRFYLQIWCDETEDIKDSKNISYAELKHNRCLRFDRIQSILPATGHWRSEGLDHIKVYLHFYRGMVKAYEPRVGQDISDETTGNVRQVVRRVNHPFWLVREVLRYGQDCIVISPDNVREEVKQEILATCHNYDINLM; from the coding sequence ATGCCCAGAAAAAAAGAAGCCCTAACCCTGTCGGTTCCCCCTGGAACCAAAGAAAAACTAGAGTCGATCGCCTCTAAACTCAAGATATTGTGGGGAAAAAAGCCCAGTGCATCTGGGCTAATCGTCGCGATCGCCGAGCAAACCGTGCAAGTAGGACAACCTTTTGCCCTCAGTACAGTGCAAGTACAATCTTTAAATCAAGCCATCAAAGCCCTAATCGATGCGGGTCACTTGGGAGACGCTCAAATCCTGACGACCCTGGCGATCGAACAGGGAAACCTCAGCCCCCAAGAACATCAAACCCTCATGCAGCAAGTCAGCCAGCCTAATCAAGCTTGGCGTGTCACCGTCGATGAGTATCGCCAAAATCAACAACCCTTTCATCTTCTTTATCGCAATGCTCAAGGGGAAAACCTTTCTTATACCGTGCGTTACGCCGAAATCAACTTTTATGAGAAACGGTTTTACTTGCAAATTTGGTGTGATGAAACCGAAGACATCAAAGACAGCAAAAACATCTCCTATGCCGAACTCAAACATAATCGCTGTCTGCGGTTCGATCGCATTCAAAGCATCCTACCCGCCACCGGCCATTGGCGCAGCGAAGGCTTAGATCACATAAAAGTGTATTTACACTTTTATCGGGGCATGGTCAAAGCTTATGAACCCAGAGTAGGGCAAGACATCAGCGACGAAACCACCGGCAACGTTCGCCAAGTGGTTCGCCGAGTCAATCACCCCTTCTGGCTAGTGCGAGAAGTCCTGCGTTATGGCCAAGATTGCATAGTCATATCTCCCGATAACGTCCGTGAAGAGGTTAAACAAGAGATTCTGGCCACTTGCCACAACTACGATATTAATCTCATGTAG
- a CDS encoding glucose-1-phosphate adenylyltransferase: MKRVLGIILGGGAGSRLYPLTKMRAKPAVPLAGKYRLIDIPVSNCINSDILKIYVMTQFNSASLNRHIARAYNFSGFSDGFVEVLAAQQTASDPSWFQGTADAVRKYLWLLDEWDVDEYLILSGDHLYRMDYREFLNRHRETNADITLSVLPIDEKRASDFGLMKINDQGRVVDFSEKPKGEALKAMQVDTTALGLTPEEAEKSPYIASMGIYVFKKEVLKKLLLEAPERTDFGKEIIPASAKNYNVQAYLFKGYWEDIGTIEAFYDANLALTKQPQPPFSFYDEQAPIYTRSRYLPPTKLLDCHVTESIIGEGCILKECRVEHSVLGVRTRIESNCNIQDALIMGSDYYQPYAERHSSENSGKVPMGIGAGSTVRRAIIDKNACIGRNVQIINKDRVEEADRENQGFYIRNGIVVVLKNGVIPNGTVI, translated from the coding sequence GTGAAACGAGTCCTAGGGATTATTCTGGGAGGTGGCGCTGGTAGCCGCCTTTATCCACTCACCAAAATGCGGGCGAAACCCGCTGTACCACTCGCCGGGAAATATCGCTTAATTGATATTCCTGTGAGTAACTGTATTAACTCAGACATCCTCAAAATCTATGTGATGACGCAATTCAACTCTGCGTCTCTGAATCGTCACATTGCCCGCGCTTATAACTTTTCCGGTTTCAGTGACGGCTTTGTGGAAGTGCTGGCCGCGCAGCAAACCGCCAGCGACCCTAGCTGGTTCCAGGGAACTGCTGACGCAGTACGCAAATATCTCTGGCTGTTGGATGAATGGGATGTTGATGAATATTTGATTCTCTCTGGGGATCATCTCTACCGGATGGACTATCGCGAATTTTTAAACCGTCACCGGGAAACCAACGCCGATATTACTCTCTCGGTATTACCCATTGACGAAAAACGCGCCTCTGATTTTGGCTTGATGAAAATCAACGACCAAGGGCGAGTGGTTGATTTCAGCGAGAAACCCAAAGGGGAAGCCTTAAAAGCCATGCAAGTGGATACAACCGCCTTGGGGTTAACTCCAGAAGAAGCGGAGAAAAGTCCATATATTGCCTCAATGGGCATTTACGTCTTTAAAAAAGAGGTTCTCAAAAAGCTGCTCCTAGAAGCCCCAGAACGGACAGATTTTGGTAAAGAAATTATCCCTGCTTCGGCAAAGAACTATAATGTTCAAGCTTATTTATTTAAAGGTTACTGGGAAGATATCGGAACCATTGAAGCGTTCTACGATGCTAACCTAGCTTTAACCAAGCAACCACAGCCGCCTTTTAGTTTCTACGACGAACAGGCCCCAATCTATACTCGTTCTCGTTATTTACCCCCGACCAAGCTATTAGATTGTCATGTCACCGAGTCCATTATTGGCGAAGGCTGCATTCTCAAAGAATGTCGGGTGGAACATTCGGTCTTGGGAGTCCGCACCCGGATTGAGTCCAACTGCAATATCCAAGATGCTTTGATTATGGGTTCGGACTATTACCAACCTTATGCCGAACGGCATTCGTCCGAAAACAGTGGCAAAGTTCCTATGGGAATTGGTGCGGGAAGTACCGTTCGCCGCGCCATTATTGATAAGAATGCTTGCATTGGTCGCAATGTGCAAATTATCAATAAAGATCGCGTGGAAGAAGCAGACCGAGAAAACCAAGGATTTTACATCCGTAATGGCATTGTCGTGGTGCTGAAAAATGGTGTGATTCCCAATGGCACCGTGATTTAG
- the dndE gene encoding DNA sulfur modification protein DndE, which produces MEPPVERIKLSQSAKDQLIKLKRYTKIEQWNILCRWAFCRSLAEPTIPSPIPIPFDSNVEIAWQVFGGEIGDILTIALKQRCQQDGLGTDPETLATQFRLHLHRGIGYLAGDQNIKQIEHLVDMAIAQDLRNRVSPIT; this is translated from the coding sequence ATGGAACCACCCGTCGAACGAATTAAACTATCACAAAGCGCCAAAGACCAACTGATTAAACTCAAGCGCTACACCAAAATCGAGCAGTGGAATATTCTTTGCCGCTGGGCTTTTTGTCGATCGCTTGCCGAACCCACCATTCCCTCACCGATACCCATTCCCTTCGATAGTAATGTAGAAATTGCTTGGCAAGTATTTGGCGGGGAAATCGGGGATATTCTGACCATTGCCTTAAAACAGCGCTGCCAACAAGACGGACTAGGCACAGATCCAGAAACCTTGGCCACTCAATTTCGCCTGCATTTACATCGCGGCATTGGCTATCTCGCTGGAGATCAGAATATTAAGCAAATTGAGCATTTAGTGGATATGGCGATCGCGCAGGATTTGAGAAACCGGGTTTCTCCGATAACTTAA